Proteins found in one Kiritimatiellia bacterium genomic segment:
- the hisA gene encoding 1-(5-phosphoribosyl)-5-[(5-phosphoribosylamino)methylideneamino]imidazole-4-carboxamide isomerase: MPNCMVIPAIDLRNGKCVRLRQGNFAEEKIYAEDPVKAARQWENDGAGCLHVVDLDGARCGQPVNSKIILKIAAAVKIPVQTGGGLRTASQIQRLLDNGVSRAIIGTAACESDDVVKPLIQKFKSKLAVGIDARAGLVQTRGWTHTTALKAADLAGRLDKMGVATLIYTDTHRDGMLTGPNLEGIADLCRRVKCGVIASGGVSCVDDIIKLRALALQNLTGIIVGKALYERKIPFSILHE; encoded by the coding sequence ATGCCGAATTGTATGGTCATTCCCGCCATTGATCTCCGCAACGGAAAATGCGTCCGGCTGCGGCAGGGGAATTTTGCCGAAGAAAAAATTTACGCCGAAGACCCGGTAAAAGCCGCCCGGCAATGGGAAAACGACGGGGCCGGGTGTCTGCACGTGGTGGACCTGGATGGAGCGCGCTGCGGCCAGCCGGTGAACAGCAAAATTATCCTGAAAATCGCCGCCGCCGTAAAAATTCCGGTGCAGACCGGCGGCGGATTAAGGACCGCATCCCAGATTCAGCGCTTGCTGGACAACGGCGTCAGCCGGGCGATTATCGGCACGGCGGCCTGCGAGTCCGACGACGTTGTCAAACCGCTCATACAAAAATTCAAGTCAAAACTGGCCGTCGGCATTGACGCCCGCGCGGGTCTCGTCCAGACCAGGGGATGGACGCATACCACCGCCCTGAAGGCCGCCGACCTGGCCGGCCGGCTGGACAAAATGGGCGTGGCAACCCTGATTTACACCGATACGCACCGGGACGGCATGCTGACCGGGCCGAACCTGGAAGGAATCGCGGACTTGTGCCGGCGCGTCAAATGCGGCGTGATCGCCTCCGGCGGAGTGTCATGCGTTGACGATATTATTAAACTGCGCGCGCTTGCTTTGCAAAATTTAACAGGTATTATCGTGGGGAAAGCGCTTTATGAAAGAAAAATCCCCTTTTCAATTTTGCACGAATAA
- the hisB gene encoding imidazoleglycerol-phosphate dehydratase HisB codes for MKKRTAEIRRETRETKISIKLNLDGEGTAQINSGMPFLDHMLTLLARHSLCDISLKAQGDLAVDFHHTVEDIGLCLGAALNKALGTRRGIRRYGFAYAPMDEALSRAAVDMGGRPFLVYRVASKRRKILEFDLGLIAEFMQAFCVQGKLNLHLDQLYGHEPHHAYESMFKALALALRAAVARDSKEKNIPSSKGRL; via the coding sequence ATGAAAAAAAGGACAGCGGAAATCCGCCGGGAAACCCGGGAAACGAAAATCAGCATAAAGCTCAATCTGGACGGCGAAGGAACGGCGCAGATCAATTCCGGGATGCCGTTTCTGGACCATATGCTCACGCTTCTGGCGCGCCATTCGCTTTGCGATATTTCTCTCAAGGCGCAGGGAGACCTGGCCGTTGACTTCCACCATACGGTGGAGGATATCGGCCTCTGTCTCGGCGCGGCCCTCAACAAGGCGCTCGGAACCAGGCGGGGCATCCGGCGTTATGGTTTCGCCTACGCCCCCATGGACGAGGCCCTCAGCCGCGCCGCGGTTGACATGGGCGGGCGGCCGTTCCTGGTTTATCGCGTCGCCAGCAAGCGCCGCAAAATCCTTGAATTTGACCTGGGCCTGATCGCCGAATTCATGCAGGCTTTCTGCGTTCAGGGCAAGCTGAATCTGCATCTTGACCAATTGTACGGACACGAGCCGCACCACGCCTATGAATCCATGTTCAAGGCCCTGGCGCTCGCTTTGCGCGCGGCAGTTGCCCGCGACTCAAAAGAGAAAAACATTCCTTCCAGCAAGGGGCGCTTGTAG